One stretch of Rosistilla oblonga DNA includes these proteins:
- the ltrA gene encoding group II intron reverse transcriptase/maturase — MNEPTKDHRPTVMKRTYYSLYDRLLDRRALARAFEKVRRAKGAPGIDGQAIDAFEADLLGELTRLVSELRSKTYRPSAVRRVSIPKPEGGQRHLGIPTVRDRVVQQALLDILQPIFDPDFHPSSYGYRPGRSCQQAVAKATMFIRRYGLDQVVDMDLSKCFDRLDHGLILSSIRRRVTDGSILNLIKMFLTSGVMNEGVWEATELGSPQGGVVSPLIANIYLDAFDQEMMRRGYRIVRYADDILILCRSKRSAAHAMSVAVEILEGDLKLTVNRDKTHLTSACEGVKFLGVVIGSMHTRIAAEKVAAFKAKVKVITRKNSPVNLEKVIADLNPVLRGWGSYFRMANCKGLYRELARWIRRRLRAKQLALWKKPTRLIRRLRQVGVRGDLQKMRMTAWRTSRSSYASMAISNGFLAELGLFDLTELETGVLPGLT, encoded by the coding sequence GTGAACGAACCAACGAAAGACCACCGACCGACAGTCATGAAGCGAACCTACTACAGCCTCTACGACCGACTGCTTGATCGCCGAGCTTTGGCTCGCGCGTTCGAGAAAGTCCGACGTGCCAAGGGTGCACCTGGCATCGACGGGCAAGCGATCGATGCGTTTGAAGCTGATTTACTGGGGGAGCTGACGCGGTTGGTGAGCGAACTGCGGAGCAAGACTTACCGGCCCAGTGCGGTCCGCCGAGTTTCGATTCCGAAACCGGAAGGCGGCCAGCGGCATCTTGGCATCCCAACAGTTCGCGACCGAGTCGTCCAGCAAGCGTTGCTGGACATCCTGCAGCCGATCTTTGATCCTGACTTTCATCCATCAAGCTACGGTTACCGACCGGGCCGCAGTTGCCAACAGGCAGTCGCCAAAGCAACGATGTTCATCCGACGATATGGTCTCGACCAAGTCGTCGATATGGATCTCTCGAAATGCTTTGACCGGTTGGATCACGGCTTGATTCTCTCGTCGATCCGTCGTCGGGTGACCGATGGCAGCATTTTGAATCTGATCAAAATGTTTTTGACCAGCGGAGTGATGAACGAAGGTGTCTGGGAGGCGACGGAGCTTGGCAGCCCGCAAGGCGGTGTTGTCAGTCCCCTGATCGCCAATATTTACCTGGATGCTTTCGACCAGGAGATGATGCGTCGTGGTTACCGAATCGTTCGGTATGCCGATGACATTCTGATCCTGTGTCGGAGCAAGCGATCGGCGGCTCATGCGATGAGCGTTGCAGTGGAGATTCTGGAAGGTGATTTGAAGTTGACCGTCAATCGCGATAAGACGCACCTGACTTCAGCCTGTGAGGGTGTGAAGTTCTTGGGCGTCGTGATCGGCAGCATGCACACCCGCATTGCTGCCGAGAAAGTCGCGGCCTTCAAGGCGAAGGTCAAAGTGATCACTCGCAAGAACAGCCCGGTGAACTTGGAGAAGGTCATTGCTGACCTGAATCCGGTGCTTCGCGGCTGGGGCAGCTACTTCCGGATGGCGAACTGCAAAGGTCTGTATCGCGAGTTGGCTAGATGGATTCGGCGACGATTACGGGCCAAGCAACTCGCGTTGTGGAAGAAACCGACGCGTCTGATTCGCCGCTTGCGGCAGGTCGGCGTACGTGGTGACCTCCAGAAGATGCGAATGACCGCGTGGCGTACGTCGCGTAGTTCTTACGCCAGCATGGCCATCAGCAATGGCTTCCTGGCGGAACTTGGCCTGTTTGACTTGACCGAATTGGAGACCGGAGTCCTTCCTGGATTAACCTAG
- a CDS encoding DUF1559 domain-containing protein, which translates to MDSRRPVRSGFTLVELLVVIAIIGILVGLLLPAVQAAREAARRMQCGNNLKQLGLALHNYHDIYNKLPPARVRTANMGVNTWNTNNINWAARILAQIEQSAIYDQIDWETPDGQSNATNTPLRRNTLGAFLCPSDPGNGGFQWTDPSGNKVAGATPVTADGHINYVICVGPDANLRTSPASSLGWAVEGRRDMNGPVRGNGINGLRDFLDGTSNTLMVSEIIVGHPNIRVNSTGNASTVTQDGNGCAGSLNTATNSTTASGSSWFRGYEPNDIAFTTLMTPNSKLWDCGANSGNVMMAARSVHPGGVQATLGDASVRFVGETVDWETWKWLGGLRDGNVVEVP; encoded by the coding sequence ATGGACTCTCGTAGACCTGTCCGTTCTGGCTTTACGCTTGTAGAGCTTCTGGTCGTCATCGCGATCATCGGTATTTTGGTTGGCCTGTTATTGCCAGCCGTCCAAGCGGCACGCGAAGCGGCGCGACGTATGCAATGCGGTAACAATTTGAAGCAACTTGGACTCGCACTGCACAACTATCACGACATTTACAACAAGTTGCCGCCGGCCCGCGTCCGCACCGCCAACATGGGCGTCAACACATGGAACACGAACAACATCAACTGGGCGGCTCGAATTCTGGCCCAGATCGAACAGAGTGCAATCTACGATCAGATCGATTGGGAGACTCCCGACGGGCAAAGCAACGCTACCAACACACCGCTGCGTCGAAATACGCTTGGTGCTTTCCTCTGCCCATCGGATCCTGGCAACGGTGGGTTTCAGTGGACCGATCCGTCGGGCAATAAGGTTGCCGGGGCAACTCCTGTAACCGCTGATGGTCACATCAACTATGTGATCTGCGTCGGTCCCGACGCAAATCTTCGCACTAGCCCCGCCAGTTCGCTTGGTTGGGCGGTCGAAGGCCGTCGCGACATGAACGGCCCCGTGCGAGGAAATGGGATCAATGGCCTGCGCGACTTCCTCGATGGAACCTCCAACACGTTGATGGTTTCCGAGATCATCGTTGGTCATCCCAATATTCGCGTGAACTCTACCGGCAATGCCAGTACCGTAACGCAAGACGGCAACGGATGTGCGGGATCGTTAAACACAGCGACTAATTCGACCACTGCAAGCGGTTCGTCTTGGTTCCGTGGGTATGAACCCAACGATATCGCCTTCACTACGCTGATGACCCCCAATTCCAAGTTATGGGATTGTGGCGCCAATTCTGGCAACGTAATGATGGCCGCTCGCAGTGTGCATCCTGGCGGTGTTCAAGCAACTCTAGGAGATGCATCGGTGCGATTCGTCGGTGAGACCGTCGACTGGGAAACCTGGAAATGGCTCGGAGGACTCCGCGATGGCAATGTCGTTGAGGTCCCTTAG
- a CDS encoding superoxide dismutase has product MAYELPALPYAHDALAPHIDARTMEIHHGKHHQAYITKVNDAIAGTDLESKSIEDLISDLSAVPADKLGAVRNNGGGHANHSLFWTVMGPGCGGAPSGDLAAAIDSDLGGLEAFKTAFANAGATRFGSGWAWLYVSEGKLKVGSTANQDSPLMGEAVAGIGGTPLLGLDVWEHAYYLNYQNRRPDYINAFWEVVNWSAVADRFAAAK; this is encoded by the coding sequence ATGGCTTACGAATTGCCTGCACTTCCTTATGCTCACGACGCATTGGCACCACACATCGATGCTCGCACGATGGAGATCCACCACGGGAAACACCATCAGGCTTACATCACCAAAGTCAACGACGCGATCGCCGGTACCGATCTGGAAAGCAAGTCGATCGAAGATCTGATCTCCGATCTCTCGGCCGTTCCCGCCGACAAGCTGGGTGCGGTTCGCAACAACGGCGGTGGACACGCCAATCACTCGTTGTTCTGGACCGTGATGGGCCCTGGATGTGGCGGTGCTCCCAGCGGCGACCTGGCGGCTGCGATCGACAGCGACCTGGGCGGATTGGAAGCATTCAAGACAGCGTTTGCCAACGCCGGAGCGACTCGCTTTGGTAGCGGTTGGGCTTGGTTGTACGTCAGCGAAGGCAAGTTGAAAGTTGGCAGCACCGCCAACCAAGACAGTCCTTTGATGGGCGAAGCCGTTGCCGGTATCGGTGGCACGCCGCTGCTGGGCTTGGACGTTTGGGAACACGCCTACTACCTGAACTACCAAAACCGTCGCCCCGACTACATCAACGCCTTCTGGGAAGTTGTTAACTGGAGCGCTGTTGCCGATCGTTTTGCAGCGGCCAAATAA
- the glgP gene encoding alpha-glucan family phosphorylase: MKEIFQSDSIRYPSLPTDIDGFDALATLALDLRSSWNHSTDIIWRELDRELWDMTHNPWVVLQTVSRKRVEQLLGDPAFRKNLDQELQAWRQLHEATPWFQQQHADAELTQAAYFSMEFMLSEALPIYSGGLGNVAGDQLKAVSDLGVPVVGVGLLYQQGYFRQTIDAEGSQQALFPYNDPGQLPITPLRRPDGQWLRLEIMLPGYSVWLRAWQAQVGRVKLYLLDSNDAANYPAHRSITSELYGGGPELRLKQELVLGIGGWRLLEALGIAPEVCHLNEGHAAFAVLERARSFMNATGHSFEVALAATRAGNLFTTHTAVAAGFDRFSPQLIEQYLGRYATQMLGIDVQNLLALGRQSPDDHNEMFNMAYLAIRGSGAINGVSRLHGEVSRQIFEPLFPRWPEPEVPVGHITNGVHMPSWDSAAADQLWTEVCGKERWREPCPKLPDAIRKVSDTKLWRLRIDSTKSLVEFAREHLSRSLASSGAEESEVEAAKHLFDPHALTLGFARRFATYKRPNLLLHDPDRLLRLLSDPERPVQLILAGKAHPADAAGQQMIRQWVQFIRHPQARKHVIFLSDYDMLMTERLVQGVDVWVNTPRRPWEASGTSGMKVLVNGGINLSELDGWWAEAYQPELGWALGDGLEHDDAAAIDELEAEQLYQILENEVVPEFYDRDAQGIPTAWLQRMRNSMATLTPEYSAARTVRQYTEQHYLPAAKAYRERIAFDGQLATSIVNWETSLKEKWGSLRFGTVQCHTDANEHHFEVEVYLDGLDPSFVTVEMFAVGIDGGEPRRVAMQRTGSRPGPDGTPWAIYQGSVPSSESANDYTARVIPVHRGVAIPLELNLCLWQR; the protein is encoded by the coding sequence ATGAAAGAGATTTTTCAAAGCGATTCCATTCGCTACCCCTCGCTGCCGACCGACATCGATGGGTTCGACGCGTTGGCGACGCTGGCGCTCGACCTGCGTTCTTCCTGGAACCACTCGACCGACATCATCTGGCGCGAACTCGATCGCGAACTCTGGGACATGACGCACAATCCGTGGGTCGTGCTGCAAACCGTGTCGCGAAAACGTGTCGAGCAATTGTTAGGCGACCCAGCGTTTCGCAAAAACCTGGACCAGGAACTGCAAGCTTGGCGGCAGCTGCACGAAGCGACGCCTTGGTTCCAGCAGCAGCATGCCGATGCGGAACTGACGCAAGCGGCTTACTTCAGCATGGAGTTCATGTTAAGCGAAGCGTTGCCGATCTATTCCGGCGGCCTCGGGAACGTGGCGGGGGATCAATTAAAGGCGGTCAGCGATCTGGGCGTCCCCGTGGTCGGCGTTGGGCTACTGTATCAGCAGGGCTACTTCCGGCAAACGATCGACGCCGAGGGGTCGCAACAGGCGTTGTTCCCCTACAACGATCCGGGGCAGTTGCCGATCACACCGCTGCGTCGCCCCGATGGTCAGTGGTTGCGATTGGAGATCATGCTGCCGGGATATTCGGTTTGGCTGCGAGCCTGGCAAGCTCAGGTCGGCCGCGTGAAGCTTTATCTTTTAGACAGCAACGATGCGGCAAACTATCCCGCCCACCGCAGCATCACCAGCGAACTCTACGGCGGCGGCCCCGAACTCCGCCTAAAACAAGAACTCGTGCTCGGCATCGGCGGCTGGCGGCTGCTCGAAGCGCTCGGCATCGCCCCGGAGGTTTGCCATCTGAACGAAGGGCACGCCGCGTTTGCGGTGCTCGAACGCGCCCGCAGCTTCATGAACGCCACAGGGCATTCGTTTGAAGTCGCACTTGCCGCAACACGAGCGGGCAACCTGTTCACCACTCACACCGCCGTGGCAGCCGGTTTCGATAGGTTCTCGCCTCAGTTGATCGAACAATACCTAGGCCGCTACGCCACGCAGATGCTGGGGATCGATGTCCAAAACCTGTTGGCGCTCGGACGACAATCGCCCGACGACCACAACGAAATGTTCAACATGGCCTACCTGGCGATCCGCGGCAGCGGAGCGATCAATGGTGTCAGCCGATTGCATGGCGAAGTCAGCCGCCAAATCTTTGAACCACTGTTCCCACGTTGGCCCGAACCGGAAGTCCCCGTCGGTCATATCACCAACGGAGTTCACATGCCCAGCTGGGATTCCGCGGCGGCGGACCAATTGTGGACCGAGGTCTGTGGCAAGGAGCGATGGCGGGAACCGTGCCCCAAATTGCCCGACGCGATCCGCAAGGTCTCCGACACCAAACTATGGCGGCTGCGGATCGATTCGACCAAGTCGCTTGTCGAATTCGCTCGCGAGCATCTGTCGCGTTCACTGGCCTCCTCGGGCGCCGAGGAGAGCGAAGTCGAAGCGGCGAAACACCTGTTCGATCCCCACGCGCTGACGCTCGGTTTTGCTCGACGCTTTGCAACTTATAAACGCCCGAATCTACTGCTACACGATCCCGACCGCTTGCTGCGATTGCTGAGCGATCCCGAGCGACCTGTGCAATTGATCCTGGCAGGGAAAGCACATCCCGCCGACGCTGCAGGCCAGCAGATGATCCGCCAATGGGTCCAATTCATTCGGCACCCTCAGGCTCGCAAGCACGTGATCTTCCTGAGCGATTACGACATGCTGATGACCGAGCGGTTGGTCCAAGGCGTCGACGTCTGGGTCAACACGCCGCGACGCCCCTGGGAAGCCAGCGGCACCAGCGGGATGAAGGTGTTGGTCAACGGCGGCATCAACCTTTCGGAACTCGATGGATGGTGGGCGGAAGCCTATCAGCCCGAACTCGGATGGGCGTTGGGAGACGGCCTGGAACACGACGACGCGGCGGCGATCGATGAGCTCGAGGCCGAACAGCTGTACCAGATCCTGGAAAACGAAGTCGTTCCCGAATTCTACGATCGCGACGCGCAGGGCATTCCGACGGCGTGGCTGCAGCGGATGCGAAACAGCATGGCGACGCTAACGCCCGAATATTCGGCCGCGCGGACCGTCCGCCAATACACCGAGCAGCATTACCTGCCGGCCGCCAAAGCCTACCGCGAACGAATCGCCTTCGACGGCCAACTGGCAACCAGCATTGTCAACTGGGAAACATCGCTGAAAGAGAAATGGGGCTCGCTGCGATTTGGAACGGTGCAATGCCACACCGATGCCAACGAACATCACTTTGAGGTGGAGGTCTATCTGGATGGACTGGATCCCAGCTTCGTCACGGTGGAAATGTTCGCCGTCGGAATCGATGGGGGAGAACCGCGCCGGGTGGCGATGCAGCGGACCGGCAGCCGCCCCGGCCCCGACGGCACCCCGTGGGCGATCTACCAGGGATCGGTCCCCAGCAGCGAAAGCGCCAACGATTACACAGCGCGAGTGATCCCCGTCCACCGCGGCGTTGCGATCCCGCTGGAACTGAATCTATGCCTCTGGCAACGTTAG
- the prmC gene encoding peptide chain release factor N(5)-glutamine methyltransferase → MSAQQAEKWTILKLLEWTTEYFGKSGSDSPRLDAELLLAEARGCQRIELYTAFNEEPDEAVRTTFRELVRRRGEGTPVSQLLGRKEFYSLSFRVSEDTLIPRPETEHLVIEALDEFKRLGQTNDKLQIADVGTGSGIIAICLAKNLPNAHVSAIDISPAALRMAELNAADHKVQDRIKFIESDLLAKLPATQPLDMICSNPPYVSEAEYAELDKSVRDFEPRQALVGGPDGTETIVRLIDEALPRLKPGGRLIFELSPMIADSVTEHLAHVDAAEDVRVIKDLSGHKRIISVARGK, encoded by the coding sequence ATGAGTGCCCAACAAGCCGAGAAGTGGACCATCCTGAAACTGCTGGAATGGACGACGGAGTACTTCGGCAAATCGGGCTCGGATTCGCCCCGCCTGGATGCTGAACTGCTGCTCGCCGAAGCCCGCGGTTGCCAACGGATCGAACTCTACACCGCCTTTAACGAGGAACCCGACGAGGCGGTGCGGACCACGTTTCGCGAACTGGTCCGCCGCCGCGGCGAGGGGACGCCCGTTTCGCAACTGCTCGGACGCAAAGAGTTCTATTCGCTGTCGTTCCGCGTGAGCGAAGATACGCTGATCCCTCGTCCCGAGACCGAACACCTGGTGATCGAGGCGTTGGACGAATTCAAACGACTCGGCCAGACCAACGACAAACTGCAGATCGCCGATGTCGGCACCGGCAGCGGAATCATCGCGATCTGCCTGGCCAAGAACCTGCCCAACGCTCACGTTTCGGCGATCGATATCTCGCCGGCGGCGCTGCGGATGGCCGAACTGAACGCGGCGGATCACAAGGTCCAAGACCGGATCAAATTTATCGAAAGCGATCTGCTGGCAAAGCTTCCCGCCACACAACCGCTGGACATGATCTGCAGCAACCCACCGTATGTCAGCGAAGCCGAATATGCGGAGCTGGACAAATCGGTCCGCGATTTTGAGCCGCGACAAGCGTTGGTCGGCGGCCCCGACGGGACCGAAACGATCGTCCGCCTGATCGACGAAGCGCTGCCGCGACTGAAGCCCGGCGGCCGGCTGATCTTCGAACTCAGCCCGATGATCGCCGACAGCGTGACCGAACACCTGGCCCACGTCGACGCGGCTGAAGACGTCCGCGTGATCAAAGATCTGTCCGGCCACAAGCGGATCATCAGCGTCGCTCGCGGCAAATAA
- a CDS encoding DUF1559 domain-containing protein, with translation MESRRSVRSGFTLVELLVVIAIIGILVGLLLPAVQAAREAARRMQCGNNLKQLGLALHNYHDIYNKLPPARVRTANMGVDTWTSNNINWAARILAQIEQNAIYNQIDWETPDGQSNATNTPLRQNTLGAFLCPSDPGNGGFLWTDPSGNKVAGATPVTADGHINYVICIGPDANLRNSPASSLGWAVEGYRDWNGNARGNGINGLRDFLDGTSNTLMVSEIIVGHPNIRANSTLTATTATQDDNGCTGSLNTATNSTSASGSSWFRGYEPNDMVFSTLMTPNSKLWDCGANSGNAMMAARSVHPGGVQTTLGDASVRFVGETIDWNTWKWLGGIRDGQVVSLP, from the coding sequence ATGGAATCACGAAGGTCTGTCCGTTCCGGCTTTACGCTTGTAGAGCTTCTGGTCGTCATCGCGATCATCGGTATTTTAGTTGGCCTATTATTGCCAGCCGTCCAAGCGGCGCGTGAAGCGGCGCGACGTATGCAATGCGGTAACAATTTGAAGCAACTTGGGCTCGCGCTGCACAACTATCACGACATTTACAACAAGCTGCCGCCAGCTCGCGTCCGCACCGCCAACATGGGCGTCGACACGTGGACTTCGAACAACATCAACTGGGCTGCTCGGATCTTGGCGCAGATCGAACAAAACGCGATCTACAACCAAATCGACTGGGAGACCCCGGACGGTCAAAGCAACGCCACCAACACACCGCTGCGTCAAAATACGCTAGGTGCGTTCCTCTGCCCATCGGATCCTGGCAACGGTGGTTTTCTGTGGACCGATCCGTCGGGCAACAAGGTTGCCGGAGCGACTCCTGTAACTGCCGATGGTCACATCAACTACGTGATCTGCATCGGTCCCGATGCGAATCTTCGCAACTCTCCCGCCAGCTCGCTTGGTTGGGCTGTCGAAGGTTATCGCGACTGGAACGGTAACGCGAGAGGCAATGGGATCAATGGTCTGCGCGACTTCCTCGATGGAACATCCAACACGTTGATGGTCTCCGAGATCATCGTTGGTCATCCCAACATTCGCGCGAACTCAACCCTTACCGCTACGACCGCAACGCAGGACGACAACGGATGTACCGGCTCGTTGAACACGGCGACGAATTCGACCTCTGCAAGTGGTTCGTCTTGGTTCCGTGGGTATGAACCCAACGACATGGTCTTCTCGACGTTGATGACCCCCAATTCCAAGTTGTGGGATTGTGGTGCCAATTCTGGCAACGCGATGATGGCAGCTCGTAGTGTTCACCCAGGCGGAGTTCAGACGACCTTGGGGGATGCATCGGTCCGCTTCGTTGGTGAGACGATCGACTGGAACACTTGGAAGTGGCTCGGTGGTATTCGCGACGGCCAAGTCGTTAGCCTGCCGTAA
- the prfA gene encoding peptide chain release factor 1, with product MTSIRDTLDEKLKRFLDLERQMSDPAVQSDGTLMSAVAREHGGLAKMANKFRTFKKLTDEIRGCKEIIEETDDPDEREMAEEEADSLRKKREALWDELLTMTVGGEDSHRTRCVMEIRSGTGGDEAALFARDLFEMYRKHAERVGWKTEILDSSATELGGFKEITLAFEGESVFRDLQYESGGHRVQRVPETETQGRVHTSAATVAVMPEPEDVEVTLKTEDYRIDKFCASGPGGQHVNKTESAIRLTHHDTGIVVQCQDEKSQHKNLAKALRVLKTRIYEQKREEELARRADTRKSLIGSGDRSQRIRTYNFPQNRLSDHRINLTLYKLDQIIAGDLQPVTDAMIEYDRDQLRGDMGEV from the coding sequence ATGACTTCCATTCGCGACACGCTAGACGAAAAGCTGAAACGGTTCCTCGACCTCGAACGCCAAATGTCCGACCCGGCGGTTCAGTCCGACGGGACGCTGATGTCGGCTGTCGCTCGCGAACATGGCGGACTGGCCAAGATGGCCAACAAGTTCCGCACGTTCAAGAAGCTGACCGATGAGATCCGCGGCTGCAAAGAGATCATCGAAGAGACCGACGATCCCGACGAACGGGAGATGGCTGAAGAGGAAGCCGACAGCCTGCGAAAGAAACGCGAAGCGCTGTGGGATGAATTGTTGACGATGACCGTCGGCGGTGAAGACAGCCACCGGACACGCTGCGTGATGGAAATCCGATCGGGGACCGGCGGCGACGAAGCGGCGCTGTTCGCTCGCGATCTGTTCGAAATGTATCGCAAACACGCCGAACGCGTCGGTTGGAAAACCGAGATCCTCGATTCGAGCGCGACCGAGCTGGGCGGGTTCAAAGAGATCACGTTGGCTTTCGAAGGCGAAAGCGTCTTCCGCGACTTGCAATACGAATCGGGAGGGCACCGCGTGCAACGCGTCCCCGAGACCGAAACTCAAGGCCGCGTCCACACCTCCGCCGCCACCGTCGCGGTGATGCCCGAGCCCGAGGATGTGGAAGTCACCCTGAAAACCGAAGACTACCGAATCGACAAGTTCTGCGCGTCGGGCCCCGGTGGCCAGCACGTCAACAAGACCGAATCGGCGATCCGGCTGACGCACCACGACACCGGAATCGTCGTTCAGTGCCAGGATGAAAAGAGCCAGCACAAGAACTTGGCCAAGGCGCTGCGTGTATTAAAGACGCGGATCTACGAACAGAAGCGGGAAGAGGAACTGGCCAGACGAGCCGATACGCGGAAGAGCCTGATCGGATCGGGAGACCGCAGCCAGCGGATCCGGACCTACAACTTCCCCCAAAACCGACTCAGCGACCACCGCATCAACCTGACCCTGTACAAGCTGGATCAGATCATCGCGGGCGACCTGCAACCGGTCACCGATGCGATGATCGAATACGATCGCGACCAGCTGCGGGGCGACATGGGCGAGGTCTAA
- a CDS encoding multiheme c-type cytochrome, protein MLNATNLHVAAFVAASLLMLGAISQRTTVPVEALPAIQTTQAAEVQRCAECHAEICDSYLATPHLRTLRKPTDEEVFRHFAGQDVTSRGNAFAFATRDDGYALTAADRSDEKKVDWMFGSGEHAMTGVSLEVSPCGVTEIQQLNVSWFPHCNLEATPGSDHAPGKPSLGVHLNPADSLKCFECHSSQMAIDDGAIDFASLVPGISCNRCHLDAQQHAASGGSLPSGVAWDKLSALESIQRCGECHRRADEFTDDELTPDNKLLIRFAPVGLSQSPCFKTQLDDPDARRLDCVTCHDPHSPAQTDTAFYTAKCNDCHGASSGGLPCPDSPRSENCMPCHMPVVQHEQLRVTDHWIRIRDDI, encoded by the coding sequence ATGCTGAACGCAACAAATCTTCACGTCGCCGCGTTTGTCGCTGCCTCGCTGCTGATGCTGGGGGCGATCTCGCAACGGACGACCGTCCCTGTAGAGGCATTGCCCGCGATCCAAACGACGCAGGCAGCGGAGGTCCAACGCTGCGCCGAGTGCCATGCGGAAATCTGCGATTCTTATCTTGCCACGCCGCATCTGCGGACGCTGCGTAAGCCGACCGACGAGGAGGTCTTTCGCCACTTTGCGGGACAGGACGTGACATCGCGTGGCAACGCGTTTGCTTTCGCCACGCGGGACGACGGGTACGCGTTGACGGCGGCCGATCGAAGCGACGAAAAAAAGGTGGATTGGATGTTCGGATCGGGCGAGCATGCGATGACCGGCGTTTCGTTAGAGGTCTCGCCCTGCGGGGTAACCGAGATCCAGCAACTGAATGTGTCGTGGTTTCCGCATTGCAATTTGGAAGCGACGCCCGGCAGCGATCATGCTCCCGGTAAACCCTCGTTGGGCGTCCATCTGAATCCCGCCGATTCTCTGAAGTGCTTCGAGTGCCACAGTTCGCAGATGGCGATCGACGACGGTGCAATCGACTTTGCGAGTTTGGTGCCGGGGATCAGTTGCAATCGTTGTCATCTCGATGCGCAGCAGCATGCGGCAAGCGGCGGCTCGCTCCCTAGCGGCGTCGCTTGGGACAAACTGAGCGCGTTGGAATCGATTCAGCGATGTGGTGAATGCCATCGGCGAGCGGATGAATTTACCGACGATGAACTGACGCCCGACAACAAACTGTTGATTCGCTTTGCGCCTGTGGGGTTATCTCAAAGTCCCTGTTTTAAGACGCAGTTAGATGATCCTGATGCGCGGCGATTGGATTGTGTGACCTGTCACGATCCCCACTCGCCAGCTCAGACCGACACGGCGTTTTATACGGCGAAGTGTAATGACTGCCATGGGGCATCTTCGGGCGGCCTGCCCTGCCCCGACTCGCCACGCAGCGAAAACTGTATGCCTTGTCACATGCCAGTGGTTCAGCACGAGCAGTTGCGCGTGACCGATCATTGGATACGGATTCGCGACGATATTTGA
- the rpmE gene encoding 50S ribosomal protein L31, protein MKEGIHPNYQATEVTCGCGNTFTTRSVQPELKIDICNMCHPFYTGKLKFVDTAGRIDKFQKKFAAGSYASLAKGKKKK, encoded by the coding sequence ATGAAAGAGGGAATCCACCCTAATTACCAAGCCACCGAGGTCACTTGTGGTTGCGGTAACACGTTTACAACACGCAGCGTTCAGCCCGAACTGAAGATCGACATTTGCAACATGTGTCACCCCTTCTACACGGGCAAGCTGAAATTTGTTGATACCGCGGGTCGGATCGATAAGTTCCAGAAGAAATTTGCTGCCGGCAGCTACGCCAGTTTGGCCAAGGGCAAGAAGAAGAAGTAG